In one window of Deltaproteobacteria bacterium DNA:
- a CDS encoding DUF459 domain-containing protein yields the protein MNNQAKVQHDQEGSSSATAISDSLPKPTPRHHVGTVAYSLLFAYLLVAVFAMQSIHHWAKHLPASNLSENLIALTGHEAKKLDRYGLLAPEKKLESWFSDKYTSAKDPLFEPRDLLDEIWPSLAAHKRKISPIAPETRALLIGDSLMATVGPTLRTSIVSEFKGQANLVTKVGTGLARPDFFDWQKTLRDTASRHHYDAIFIMLGTNDGQSIVDRGAPVAYGTRRWVTLYRERLNQFMTTACSQAKQVYWLGLPPMRENKLHRKAELINILVRNVVAKHDCMQFISLKPALVDDDGSFTAYVRQDHQDIKVRSSDGIHFTHKGSQMVANYVLKVVRPVNRMSAKPDLADARLNQMWRPN from the coding sequence ATGAACAACCAAGCAAAAGTCCAACATGACCAAGAAGGCAGCAGCTCAGCGACAGCCATCAGTGACAGTTTACCTAAACCAACTCCCCGTCACCATGTCGGAACCGTGGCTTACTCCTTACTGTTCGCTTATCTTTTGGTGGCAGTGTTCGCCATGCAGAGTATTCACCACTGGGCTAAACACCTTCCAGCCTCGAATTTATCCGAAAACCTGATCGCCTTGACGGGTCACGAAGCCAAGAAACTCGATCGTTACGGACTTCTGGCGCCGGAGAAAAAACTCGAATCTTGGTTCTCAGATAAATATACCAGCGCCAAAGATCCACTTTTCGAGCCCCGCGATTTGCTTGACGAGATTTGGCCGTCACTCGCAGCGCACAAGCGAAAAATCTCTCCGATTGCACCCGAGACGCGCGCCCTCTTGATTGGCGACTCACTGATGGCCACGGTAGGTCCGACGCTCAGGACGTCCATCGTCTCCGAATTTAAAGGACAAGCAAATCTGGTTACCAAAGTGGGTACGGGCCTAGCACGGCCAGATTTTTTCGATTGGCAGAAGACTCTGCGTGATACCGCATCGCGTCACCACTACGATGCGATTTTCATCATGCTGGGCACCAACGATGGCCAGAGCATCGTCGACCGAGGAGCACCTGTAGCTTACGGCACAAGACGCTGGGTAACACTTTACCGTGAACGGCTGAATCAATTTATGACAACAGCTTGCAGCCAGGCCAAACAAGTCTACTGGCTGGGTCTACCACCCATGCGTGAAAATAAGCTCCATCGCAAAGCTGAGCTCATCAATATTCTCGTCCGTAACGTCGTAGCTAAACACGACTGCATGCAGTTTATCTCGCTGAAACCCGCCTTGGTGGACGATGACGGCTCGTTTACCGCCTATGTCCGCCAAGACCATCAGGACATCAAAGTGCGCTCAAGCGACGGCATTCACTTCACGCACAAGGGTAGCCAGATGGTGGCAAACTACGTGCTCAAGGTGGTGCGACCAGTCAACCGAATGAGCGCCAAGCCTGACCTTGCAGATGCGAGACTCAATCAGATGTGGCGACCCAACTAA